From a region of the Pseudanabaena sp. ABRG5-3 genome:
- a CDS encoding tetratricopeptide repeat protein: MSDLIVLNDENAKVYDRLVVSLEAGLGTLQVLLAVCDNSAMRQEIIRRYEQELGAQGVKVYRLALNPDEPSLLQALIDGQIDMNQQAIATVLGAEKLSNLGANNREKLDSFLGYLQWTREALRGYPLPMVLWLPSAVLVEVAQKAPDFWSWRSGGTFQFGFAKLNLPINDSGKDPIFKPIDNPQKSSSVLSIKQLESSLAEALTTWGEDSANIEPIYAQLGRAYAERVCIGETENLKLEIELAKTYLNKAITLQKKFKRDYDLTYSLNSLANMYKFLCYWDKAESLYKESLQILEKLEDRRGIAYIWGVLGDIERERGNWDTAESLYRQSLQLIIELDDRSMMATSWGQLGDIERYRGNWDAAESLYRQSLQLSTELDDRSLIATSWGVLGDIERNRGNWDAAESLYRQSLQLKTELGDRDGMASSWGVLGDIERNRGNWDAAESLYRQSLQLKTELGDRVDIAMVSFDFALLEKQRGNLSLAQQYYDKAKTIYQQLGAIKDLERIEKEWQN; the protein is encoded by the coding sequence ATGTCAGACTTAATCGTTCTCAATGACGAAAATGCAAAGGTTTACGATCGCTTGGTCGTATCCCTTGAGGCTGGTTTAGGAACTTTACAGGTTTTGCTGGCGGTATGTGATAACTCGGCAATGCGGCAGGAGATAATTCGTCGCTATGAGCAGGAGTTAGGAGCGCAGGGGGTAAAGGTCTATCGGTTAGCGTTAAATCCTGATGAGCCGAGTTTGTTGCAGGCTTTGATCGATGGGCAGATTGATATGAATCAACAAGCGATCGCGACGGTATTGGGAGCCGAGAAGTTAAGTAATTTGGGGGCGAATAATCGCGAAAAGTTAGATAGCTTTCTGGGTTATTTGCAATGGACGCGAGAGGCTTTGCGGGGTTATCCTTTGCCGATGGTGTTGTGGTTGCCTTCGGCGGTATTAGTGGAAGTCGCCCAAAAAGCGCCCGATTTTTGGAGTTGGCGCAGTGGTGGGACGTTTCAGTTTGGCTTTGCGAAGTTGAATTTGCCAATTAATGATTCTGGCAAAGATCCTATATTCAAGCCAATCGATAATCCTCAAAAATCAAGTTCGGTTCTTTCGATTAAACAATTAGAATCTTCACTTGCAGAAGCATTAACAACTTGGGGTGAAGATAGCGCCAATATTGAACCAATTTATGCTCAATTGGGAAGGGCTTATGCTGAGCGAGTATGTATAGGTGAAACAGAAAATTTAAAGCTTGAAATTGAGTTGGCGAAAACCTATCTAAATAAGGCGATCACGCTTCAAAAAAAATTCAAGCGTGACTACGATCTGACCTACTCCCTTAATAGCTTAGCTAATATGTATAAGTTCCTTTGCTATTGGGATAAAGCGGAATCACTTTATAAAGAATCCCTACAAATCCTAGAAAAACTAGAAGATCGAAGAGGTATTGCTTACATCTGGGGAGTATTAGGAGACATCGAGCGTGAGCGTGGTAACTGGGACACGGCAGAATCTCTCTATAGGCAGTCTTTGCAATTGATTATTGAATTAGATGATCGCTCGATGATGGCAACTTCTTGGGGACAATTGGGAGACATTGAGCGCTACCGTGGCAACTGGGATGCGGCAGAATCTCTCTACAGGCAATCTTTGCAATTGAGTACTGAATTAGATGATCGCTCGCTTATAGCAACTTCTTGGGGAGTATTGGGAGACATCGAGCGCAATCGAGGCAACTGGGATGCAGCCGAGTCTCTCTACAGGCAATCTTTGCAATTAAAAACTGAATTAGGCGATCGCGATGGTATGGCAAGTTCTTGGGGAGTATTGGGAGACATTGAGCGCAATCGAGGCAACTGGGATGCAGCCGAGTCTCTCTACAGGCAATCTTTGCAATTAAAAACTGAATTAGGCGATCGCGTGGATATAGCTATGGTTAGTTTTGATTTTGCCTTGCTCGAAAAACAACGTGGCAATCTCTCCCTTGCTCAGCAATATTACGACAAAGCCAAAACCATCTATCAACAACTCGGCGCAATCAAAGACCTAGAGCGCATCGAAAAGGAATGGCAAAATTGA
- a CDS encoding P-loop NTPase fold protein, which translates to MDETKGMSDRIEQFQKASRNLQLQPLLTEEERQKFMVDYGSECIDSLEQKVLVCDENTNQFVFAGHRGCGKSTLLCDFAQRMEEQFFTVFFSISDLIQMKEISHINILFAIALKMMEKAERDNVKIADDKKQAFFDWFKERTKTETVELKGQMSAGLSLFDVIKSKLSTEQSTKEEIKTKFTQNFRDLIETLNEIATEIKLATKLEILVIVDDLDKTDLAQIDDIFQKNLKALLQPKFIIIYTVPIATIRDGKLKKYIEDETGNRIFVMPVLKLYPMGESRKPDGKPNTSAIEILQSVLTRRIDPDLFESGIEVKIALNSGGVLREVMRITKECCDLILVKLRQQMRRKQNIENLKIDQGILAEALDNIRNDMKITLSKSDRQILLQTYENYTPDDPKQQEFLDLLHNLIAIEYRNRESWYDVHPLMVEQLKIEGLIPPVMSSAP; encoded by the coding sequence GTGGATGAGACAAAAGGTATGAGCGATCGCATCGAACAATTTCAGAAAGCTTCGCGTAACTTGCAGTTGCAGCCCCTTTTGACTGAAGAGGAGCGCCAAAAATTTATGGTGGATTATGGCAGCGAGTGCATTGATTCATTGGAGCAGAAAGTTTTAGTTTGCGACGAAAATACTAATCAGTTTGTGTTTGCAGGACATCGTGGTTGTGGCAAATCGACTTTGTTATGTGATTTTGCTCAACGGATGGAGGAACAATTTTTTACGGTGTTTTTCTCAATCTCTGATTTAATTCAGATGAAAGAGATTAGTCATATTAATATTCTGTTTGCGATCGCCTTGAAGATGATGGAAAAGGCGGAACGGGATAATGTAAAAATTGCTGATGACAAAAAACAAGCTTTTTTTGATTGGTTTAAGGAACGCACGAAGACGGAAACCGTTGAGCTAAAAGGGCAGATGAGTGCGGGTTTAAGTCTGTTTGATGTGATTAAAAGTAAGCTTTCGACAGAACAAAGTACTAAAGAAGAGATTAAGACTAAGTTCACGCAAAATTTCCGTGATTTGATAGAGACTTTAAATGAGATTGCAACAGAAATTAAGTTAGCAACAAAATTGGAAATCTTGGTCATCGTTGATGATCTTGATAAGACTGATTTGGCACAAATTGATGATATTTTTCAGAAGAATCTTAAGGCTTTGCTTCAGCCTAAATTCATTATCATTTACACAGTGCCGATCGCTACTATTCGTGATGGTAAGCTGAAAAAGTATATTGAAGATGAGACGGGCAATCGCATTTTTGTAATGCCTGTGTTAAAGCTTTATCCGATGGGAGAAAGTCGTAAGCCTGACGGTAAACCAAATACTAGTGCAATCGAGATTTTGCAATCGGTATTAACGCGACGGATCGATCCTGATTTATTTGAGTCTGGAATCGAGGTAAAAATTGCGCTGAATAGTGGTGGTGTATTGCGTGAGGTGATGCGAATTACGAAGGAATGTTGTGATTTAATTTTGGTGAAGTTAAGACAGCAAATGCGGCGTAAGCAGAATATTGAGAATTTGAAAATCGATCAAGGGATTTTGGCTGAGGCTCTTGATAATATTCGCAATGATATGAAGATTACTTTGAGTAAGAGCGATCGCCAAATTTTGCTACAAACCTATGAAAACTATACGCCCGATGATCCTAAACAGCAGGAGTTTCTTGATTTGTTGCATAATCTAATTGCGATCGAATATCGCAATCGCGAGAGTTGGTATGATGTGCATCCTTTGATGGTGGAGCAATTGAAGATTGAGGGGTTAATTCCGCCAGTAATGTCATCTGCCCCCTAA
- a CDS encoding nucleotidyltransferase family protein, producing MKLADRDLEIVNVNSTVLSCEEAIALLQEHREAIAQFHVSALFLFGSVSRNEANVKSDVDLLVEFEKPVGLFTFARLQRYLEVVLGCAIDLGTPDSLQPYLRDIVMGEAKRVF from the coding sequence ATGAAATTAGCTGATCGGGATCTTGAAATCGTAAATGTAAATAGCACGGTGTTGTCTTGTGAAGAGGCAATCGCATTGTTGCAAGAACACCGTGAGGCGATCGCGCAGTTTCATGTTTCAGCTTTGTTTTTGTTTGGTTCGGTGAGCAGAAATGAGGCAAATGTCAAAAGTGATGTAGATTTGTTGGTGGAATTTGAGAAGCCTGTCGGTTTGTTTACATTTGCACGGTTACAGCGTTATTTAGAGGTGGTTTTAGGCTGTGCGATCGACTTGGGGACACCTGATTCTTTGCAGCCTTATTTGCGGGATATTGTGATGGGAGAAGCTAAGCGTGTCTTCTAG
- a CDS encoding SIMPL domain-containing protein, protein MIPHKAMLPESNAPTPKAFPQLFSGMLAFAIALVGSAYLASNALRSLRSNDNLTVIGSSTRPIRSDFVIWRSSVSSQQVTLPLAYQELKRHSEKVQAYFKSKNIPNEAITLSAIDTQPIPETNSNGVQTGRTIAYRLVQRFEIRSKDVDAITAIARSSTELINDGLPFISEPAEYLYTELGKLRVDMISEATKDAKARGEAIVNVSGSRLGTIRKAETDVFQITARYSTEVSNSGAYNTTTIDKDIRAVVAITFAVE, encoded by the coding sequence ATGATTCCCCACAAAGCCATGCTGCCAGAATCTAACGCCCCAACCCCAAAAGCATTTCCCCAACTATTTAGCGGAATGCTTGCCTTTGCGATCGCCCTAGTCGGTAGCGCCTATCTTGCCAGTAATGCCCTGCGATCGCTCAGATCCAATGACAACCTTACTGTAATTGGTTCCTCAACCCGTCCGATTCGTTCCGATTTTGTGATTTGGCGAAGTTCCGTTTCTAGTCAGCAAGTCACATTGCCACTCGCCTACCAAGAACTGAAGCGCCATTCCGAAAAGGTACAAGCCTACTTTAAGAGCAAAAATATTCCCAATGAAGCGATCACCCTGAGTGCGATCGATACTCAACCAATTCCTGAAACCAATAGTAATGGCGTGCAAACAGGACGGACTATCGCCTATCGCCTCGTCCAGCGTTTTGAAATTCGTTCCAAAGATGTCGATGCAATTACCGCGATCGCGCGATCGAGTACGGAATTAATTAATGATGGACTGCCCTTTATCTCCGAACCTGCGGAATATCTCTATACCGAACTCGGCAAATTGCGGGTAGATATGATTTCTGAAGCGACTAAGGATGCTAAAGCGAGAGGTGAAGCGATCGTCAATGTCTCAGGCAGTCGCCTCGGCACAATCCGCAAAGCCGAAACTGATGTCTTTCAAATTACCGCCAGATATTCCACCGAAGTCAGCAACAGTGGCGCATACAACACCACCACCATCGACAAAGATATCCGCGCCGTAGTCGCTATTACCTTTGCGGTTGAATAA
- the purB gene encoding adenylosuccinate lyase: MIERYTLPEMGRLWTDRHKYQTWLQVEIAVCEAQAELGYIPADAVEEIKAKANFDADRVNEIELTVKHDMIAFLTNVNEYVGDAGRYIHLGLTSSDVLDTALAVQLVDSLEIIQAQLEEAIQAIRYQAQQHRYTIMSGRTHGIHAEPITFGFKLAGWLAEMLRHRDRLLNLNKTIAVGKISGAVGTYANVDPRIEAIACQKLGLQPDCASTQVISRDRHAEFSQVLALIGASIERFAVEIRNLQRTDVLEVEEHFTKGQKGSSAMPHKRNPIRSERLTGMARLLRGYATTALENVALWHERDISHSAAERVLLPDSCILTHFMLREITDLTKNLLVHTHNMERNLYCYGGVVFSQQVLLGLVTKGLSREDSYAIVQKAAHLAWNKTDGDFRKLISEDETVKKTFSEEELAACFDPNKHLKNLDQIYQRLGI; this comes from the coding sequence TTGATAGAACGCTATACGTTACCCGAAATGGGTCGGTTATGGACGGATCGCCATAAATACCAAACTTGGTTGCAAGTTGAGATCGCCGTTTGCGAGGCACAGGCAGAATTAGGATATATTCCTGCCGATGCCGTCGAAGAAATTAAGGCGAAAGCAAACTTTGATGCCGATCGCGTCAATGAAATTGAGTTAACGGTCAAACACGACATGATCGCGTTTTTGACCAACGTAAATGAATATGTAGGTGATGCAGGGCGCTATATTCACCTCGGCTTGACTAGTTCCGATGTGCTAGATACGGCTCTAGCAGTGCAATTAGTCGATAGTTTAGAAATCATCCAAGCCCAGTTAGAAGAAGCCATCCAAGCGATTCGCTACCAAGCCCAACAACATCGCTACACGATTATGTCGGGTCGGACGCATGGTATTCATGCGGAGCCAATTACCTTTGGATTTAAGCTCGCTGGCTGGTTAGCAGAAATGTTGCGCCATCGCGATCGCCTATTGAACTTAAATAAAACGATCGCTGTCGGCAAAATTTCGGGCGCAGTCGGTACTTATGCCAATGTTGACCCTCGCATTGAAGCGATCGCCTGTCAAAAGTTGGGACTACAGCCTGACTGTGCATCGACGCAGGTAATTTCTCGCGATCGTCATGCCGAGTTCTCGCAAGTATTAGCCCTGATCGGCGCATCGATTGAGCGCTTTGCGGTCGAAATTCGTAACTTGCAGCGTACCGATGTCCTCGAAGTGGAAGAACATTTCACCAAGGGACAAAAAGGTTCCTCCGCAATGCCTCACAAGCGCAATCCGATCCGTTCGGAACGCCTCACAGGTATGGCGCGGTTGTTGCGCGGCTATGCGACCACGGCTCTGGAAAACGTGGCCCTATGGCATGAACGCGATATTTCCCATAGTGCGGCGGAACGGGTGTTGCTACCTGATAGCTGCATCCTCACCCACTTCATGCTCCGAGAAATCACGGACTTGACCAAAAATCTGTTGGTGCATACCCACAACATGGAGCGCAATCTCTATTGTTATGGTGGTGTGGTCTTCAGTCAGCAGGTACTGCTCGGACTAGTCACTAAGGGCTTGAGCCGTGAAGATAGCTATGCGATCGTCCAGAAGGCAGCGCACCTCGCATGGAATAAAACCGATGGTGATTTCCGTAAGTTAATCAGCGAAGATGAAACCGTGAAGAAAACTTTCTCTGAAGAAGAGTTAGCCGCTTGCTTCGATCCCAATAAGCATTTGAAGAATCTCGACCAGATTTACCAAAGATTAGGAATTTAG
- a CDS encoding YggT family protein, which produces MDAIAVSSLALNIVLGLFILMYIFRIVMTWYPQIPLKQFPYSLITFPTEPLLFVLRKLIPPIGGIDISPVIGVGIFSLLREMLLGQQGILTMLQ; this is translated from the coding sequence GTGGACGCGATCGCTGTTAGCTCTCTTGCGCTCAATATTGTTCTGGGATTATTCATCCTCATGTATATATTTCGCATCGTGATGACATGGTATCCCCAAATCCCCCTCAAGCAATTTCCCTATAGCCTGATTACCTTCCCCACAGAGCCATTGTTATTTGTACTGCGGAAATTAATCCCACCCATCGGCGGTATCGATATTTCCCCCGTGATCGGTGTTGGTATTTTCAGCCTCCTGCGGGAAATGTTGCTCGGTCAGCAAGGCATTTTGACCATGCTTCAATAG
- the alaS gene encoding alanine--tRNA ligase, which produces MASLPSLTGAEIRAKFLKFFEERNHKVLPSASLVPADPTVLLTIAGMLPFKPIFLGQQEPEVPRATTSQKCIRTNDIENVGRTARHHTFFEMLGNFSFGDYFKKEAIAWGWELVTKVFQLPPDRLVVSVYHTDEDAFAIWRDAIGIPAHRIQRMGDDNFWASGATGPCGPCSEIYYDFHPELGDEHIDLEDDSRFLEIYNLVFMELNRDAQGNLTKLKKQNIDTGLGLERMAQVLQGVPNNYETDLIFPIIKKAADIAGLDYHKSDEKVKTSLKVIGDHVRSVVHMIADGINASNVGRGYILRRLLRRVVRHGRLIGISGTFASEVAEVAIALSESVYPNTREREQVIKDEIKIEETRFLQTLERGEKLLEEILAKPEVKASKTISGVDAFTLYDTYGFPLELTQEIAEEEGFSVDADGFESEMKKQQERSQAAHEDIDLLAKDNWVNIAKEIGKTEFLGYTELSSTGTVKAILVNGELVKKAIAGSKVQIVLDRTPFYAESGGQVGDTGYLAIGEAIAKISDVQKQADLFIHIGQIERGEIAVGDSVNAQIAVSERRRIQAHHTATHLLQSALKKIVDSNVSQAGSLVDSDRLRFDFNLNRGVTAEEIQQIELQINNWIAEAHDSVIEVLPIAQAKAKGAIAMFGEKYGAEVRVMDIPNVSMELCGGTHVKNTSEIGVFKIISETGVASGVRRIEAIAGQAVLEYLTVRDNITKDLSDRFKIKPEEISDRITGLQNELKNSQKEVETLKQQLALVKADSLLSEAKPVGDFKVLVAQLPDIEAEALKSAAEKLSAKLGNSAVVLGSFTEDGKVTLVASFSKEVNAKGLQAGKFIGAIAKICGGGGGGRPNLAQAGGKDASKLPEALEAAESQLRQALGNS; this is translated from the coding sequence ATGGCTAGCCTTCCCTCCCTTACTGGTGCTGAAATTCGTGCGAAATTCCTCAAGTTCTTTGAAGAGCGTAATCACAAAGTACTACCTAGCGCCTCCCTCGTCCCCGCCGATCCCACCGTACTGCTCACCATCGCGGGAATGCTACCATTCAAACCGATTTTTTTAGGGCAACAAGAGCCTGAAGTCCCTCGCGCCACCACATCTCAGAAATGTATCCGTACCAATGACATCGAGAATGTGGGTAGAACGGCGCGTCACCATACCTTTTTTGAAATGTTAGGGAATTTCAGCTTTGGTGACTATTTCAAAAAAGAAGCGATCGCTTGGGGATGGGAATTAGTAACTAAAGTATTTCAATTGCCGCCCGATCGCCTCGTAGTTAGCGTCTACCACACCGATGAAGATGCTTTTGCAATTTGGCGCGATGCGATCGGCATTCCTGCTCATCGGATTCAACGTATGGGTGATGATAACTTCTGGGCATCGGGCGCAACTGGCCCCTGTGGTCCTTGCTCGGAAATCTATTATGACTTCCATCCAGAACTAGGTGATGAGCATATCGATCTAGAAGATGATTCGCGCTTCCTAGAGATTTATAACCTTGTCTTCATGGAATTGAATCGCGATGCCCAAGGTAATCTAACCAAGCTGAAGAAGCAGAATATTGATACAGGCTTAGGCTTGGAACGGATGGCGCAGGTATTGCAAGGTGTTCCCAATAATTACGAAACCGATTTAATCTTCCCAATCATCAAAAAAGCTGCCGACATTGCAGGGCTTGACTATCACAAGAGCGATGAAAAAGTCAAAACTTCGCTCAAGGTGATTGGCGACCATGTGCGATCGGTCGTGCATATGATTGCCGATGGAATTAATGCCTCTAACGTCGGACGTGGTTATATTTTGCGTCGCCTCCTACGTCGGGTCGTGCGTCACGGGCGCTTAATTGGCATCTCTGGCACATTTGCCTCTGAAGTTGCCGAAGTTGCGATCGCTCTTTCCGAGTCAGTTTATCCCAATACTCGCGAAAGAGAGCAGGTGATCAAGGATGAAATCAAAATCGAAGAGACTCGCTTCTTACAAACCCTAGAACGTGGTGAGAAGTTGTTAGAAGAAATTCTTGCCAAACCTGAAGTGAAAGCTAGCAAAACTATTTCGGGCGTTGATGCCTTCACTCTCTATGACACCTACGGATTCCCCCTTGAGTTGACGCAGGAGATTGCTGAAGAGGAAGGCTTTAGCGTTGATGCCGATGGCTTTGAATCAGAAATGAAGAAGCAACAAGAGCGATCTCAAGCTGCCCATGAAGATATTGATTTACTAGCCAAAGACAACTGGGTAAATATCGCGAAGGAAATCGGGAAGACGGAATTTCTCGGCTATACCGAACTGAGTAGCACTGGAACTGTTAAGGCAATTCTAGTCAATGGCGAACTTGTGAAAAAAGCAATCGCAGGAAGTAAAGTCCAAATCGTGCTAGATCGCACGCCTTTCTACGCGGAGTCGGGTGGACAGGTCGGCGATACAGGTTATCTCGCCATTGGTGAAGCGATCGCTAAAATTAGTGATGTGCAAAAGCAAGCCGATCTATTTATCCATATTGGACAAATTGAACGCGGTGAAATTGCTGTCGGTGATAGCGTTAATGCTCAAATCGCTGTATCCGAACGTCGCCGTATTCAAGCCCACCACACGGCTACCCACCTATTGCAATCAGCCCTAAAGAAAATCGTTGATTCTAACGTTTCTCAAGCAGGTTCTCTCGTGGATAGCGATCGCCTCCGTTTTGACTTCAATCTCAATCGTGGGGTTACTGCTGAAGAGATCCAGCAAATTGAACTGCAAATCAATAACTGGATTGCCGAAGCCCATGACTCCGTAATTGAAGTATTGCCCATCGCTCAAGCCAAAGCTAAAGGTGCGATCGCCATGTTCGGTGAAAAGTATGGCGCTGAAGTGCGGGTAATGGATATTCCCAATGTATCCATGGAACTTTGTGGCGGTACTCACGTTAAGAACACCAGCGAAATCGGCGTATTCAAAATCATTTCTGAAACTGGTGTTGCCTCAGGTGTGCGCCGCATCGAAGCGATCGCAGGTCAAGCAGTTCTGGAATATCTAACCGTGCGTGACAATATCACCAAGGACTTAAGCGATCGCTTCAAAATTAAGCCCGAAGAAATTAGCGATCGGATTACAGGCTTGCAGAACGAGTTGAAAAACTCCCAAAAGGAAGTGGAAACTCTCAAGCAACAACTAGCCCTCGTCAAAGCTGATAGCCTCCTATCCGAAGCTAAACCCGTTGGCGATTTCAAGGTCTTGGTAGCTCAACTTCCTGATATTGAAGCCGAAGCTTTGAAATCTGCTGCCGAAAAACTCTCGGCGAAACTCGGTAACAGTGCCGTAGTCCTCGGCTCCTTTACGGAAGATGGCAAAGTAACCTTGGTTGCGTCCTTCAGCAAAGAGGTCAATGCTAAAGGCTTACAAGCTGGCAAATTTATCGGTGCGATCGCCAAAATCTGCGGCGGCGGCGGCGGTGGTCGTCCCAACCTCGCCCAAGCAGGTGGTAAGGATGCAAGCAAGTTACCCGAAGCCCTAGAAGCTGCGGAATCTCAGTTAAGACAAGCTCTTGGTAATTCTTAA
- a CDS encoding AAA family ATPase, giving the protein MKLHSLEIENFRAIKHLELDFTDELSRPRLMTLIVGPNGSGKTSIFDAIDIVVKTFEDSQNPQLRDGLIFSPQQIVRGKGYVANIGFEYSINKDEAEVIKKIYADLGISSFLEEGKKFPVQESLKFTWFFPPSQIMERFKTFDCDESTDLHNVLGARGKARKSIERKLESESIFDKVGSVCYLDQRRTVKLEHSIFNNKNHEELEHNEVLSLLYKYYSRHITWNEEKFGESYWTRIKRLFNKICYPSELVRFESGPDSDTLIFRKNDLEYDLYQMSSGEHQILRILVGMTSAIAKNSIVLIDEIELNLHPTWQKRLIRALRDDTDNNQYIFTTHSPDVIGLFYESEIIHLGKLSE; this is encoded by the coding sequence ATGAAATTACACTCGTTAGAAATTGAAAATTTTCGAGCTATTAAACATCTTGAATTAGATTTTACGGACGAATTGTCAAGACCAAGATTAATGACTTTAATTGTTGGTCCTAATGGTTCTGGTAAAACTTCTATCTTTGACGCTATTGATATTGTTGTCAAAACCTTTGAAGATTCACAAAATCCTCAACTCCGAGATGGGTTGATTTTTTCTCCTCAGCAAATTGTAAGAGGAAAAGGATATGTTGCAAATATAGGCTTTGAATATTCAATAAATAAGGATGAAGCAGAAGTAATTAAAAAAATTTATGCTGATCTGGGCATTTCCTCTTTTTTAGAAGAGGGAAAAAAATTTCCTGTACAGGAGAGTCTTAAATTTACTTGGTTTTTTCCTCCATCACAAATTATGGAGCGATTTAAAACTTTTGATTGTGATGAATCAACTGATTTGCATAATGTTTTAGGTGCAAGAGGAAAAGCTCGAAAATCTATTGAGAGAAAGTTAGAGTCTGAAAGCATTTTTGATAAAGTTGGTAGCGTTTGTTATTTAGATCAAAGACGCACAGTCAAGCTAGAACACAGTATTTTTAACAATAAAAACCATGAAGAATTAGAACATAATGAGGTTCTTTCATTGTTGTATAAATACTATTCTAGGCATATCACATGGAATGAAGAAAAATTTGGTGAATCATATTGGACTAGAATCAAAAGATTATTCAATAAAATCTGTTATCCATCAGAACTAGTTCGTTTTGAATCTGGGCCAGATTCGGACACGCTTATTTTTAGAAAAAATGATCTTGAATATGATTTATATCAAATGAGTTCTGGTGAACACCAAATTCTAAGAATATTAGTTGGTATGACTTCAGCGATCGCAAAAAATTCGATTGTTTTAATTGATGAAATTGAACTTAACTTGCATCCTACTTGGCAAAAAAGATTAATTAGAGCATTGAGAGACGATACAGATAATAATCAATATATTTTTACAACCCATTCACCTGATGTAATTGGTCTTTTCTATGAATCAGAAATCATTCATCTTGGAAAATTATCAGAGTAG
- a CDS encoding ATP-grasp domain-containing protein codes for MLTNIKMLITACQKSSITYEILHPNQNVVKVILGDREYYFTNYSTPLNPQSVAEIFKDKQYFYQIFQDVVKMPCTISFISPYCDEKYLEYLEFPSIDKIIAEIERNFTLPVIIKRNRGSGGNNVFKCVNLPEIRKALDHIFNVNSKNYDYVALVQEPIHIVKEYRSVYLNQEQIVLYEKDISQAEFTGNLSPLHWEGAIAKQVNDAQVIQAIDQFIKPIFQKMAIAYVGLDIALDDQGKYWLIEANSHPNFDIFIRDNGEEAIVQVFQKILEYLKT; via the coding sequence ATGCTTACAAATATTAAGATGCTGATTACAGCTTGTCAAAAATCATCTATTACCTATGAGATCTTGCATCCGAATCAGAATGTGGTGAAGGTGATACTGGGCGATCGCGAATATTATTTCACTAACTACTCAACGCCTTTAAATCCGCAATCTGTTGCTGAGATATTTAAAGACAAGCAGTATTTTTATCAAATCTTTCAAGATGTGGTGAAGATGCCGTGCACAATATCCTTCATTTCTCCTTACTGCGATGAGAAATATTTAGAGTATTTAGAATTTCCTTCCATCGATAAAATCATTGCCGAAATAGAAAGAAATTTCACATTACCAGTTATTATCAAAAGAAATCGGGGATCGGGTGGGAATAATGTTTTTAAATGTGTCAACTTACCAGAAATTCGTAAGGCTTTAGATCATATTTTCAACGTTAATAGTAAAAATTATGATTATGTTGCTCTAGTACAGGAGCCTATTCATATCGTTAAGGAATATCGCTCTGTCTACCTTAATCAAGAGCAAATAGTTTTATACGAAAAGGATATTTCTCAAGCGGAATTTACAGGAAATCTGAGTCCTTTGCACTGGGAAGGCGCGATCGCTAAACAAGTAAACGATGCTCAAGTGATTCAGGCGATCGATCAATTCATTAAACCGATTTTTCAGAAAATGGCGATCGCCTATGTGGGTTTAGATATTGCCTTGGATGATCAGGGAAAATACTGGTTAATCGAAGCGAACTCGCATCCGAATTTTGATATTTTCATTCGGGACAATGGCGAAGAAGCAATCGTGCAGGTTTTTCAAAAAATACTCGAATATTTAAAAACATAA
- a CDS encoding chlorophyll a/b-binding protein, with translation MSDTTEPKFGFNNFAETWNGRLAMLGFVIGLATELLTGQGILSQIGLL, from the coding sequence ATGTCTGACACTACAGAACCCAAATTTGGTTTTAATAACTTCGCTGAAACTTGGAACGGTCGTCTTGCAATGCTTGGCTTCGTTATCGGTTTAGCGACAGAGTTGCTCACTGGTCAAGGTATTCTTTCTCAAATTGGCTTGCTATAG